Proteins co-encoded in one Bremerella sp. TYQ1 genomic window:
- a CDS encoding ferrous iron transport protein A → MSKLSELAVGQEGVIASIDATNTAAVRLLEMGMTPGCAVKMIGSAPFGDPLEVEIRGYHLSLRKTEADLVQLVS, encoded by the coding sequence ATGTCGAAGCTGTCGGAACTTGCGGTTGGCCAGGAAGGGGTCATCGCTTCGATCGATGCCACCAACACGGCGGCCGTACGACTGTTGGAAATGGGCATGACCCCAGGCTGTGCCGTCAAGATGATTGGCTCGGCACCGTTTGGCGATCCCCTTGAGGTGGAGATTCGCGGTTACCACCTCAGCCTGCGTAAGACCGAAGCAGACTTAGTCCAACTGGTCAGCTAA
- a CDS encoding FeoA domain-containing protein, with product MLPDIPLSMVQPGSVVRISQIVGGCDDVKRMAEMGLQTGTEVEMLQSGSPCIVRVGQSKLCFRQSDILNILVNTDET from the coding sequence ATGCTTCCCGACATTCCCCTTAGCATGGTGCAGCCAGGGTCCGTGGTGCGGATTTCGCAGATCGTTGGCGGATGCGACGACGTCAAGCGGATGGCCGAGATGGGGCTGCAAACGGGAACGGAAGTCGAGATGCTGCAAAGCGGCAGTCCCTGCATAGTTCGCGTGGGGCAGTCGAAGCTTTGTTTTCGGCAGTCCGATATCCTCAACATTCTGGTGAATACGGACGAGACATAA
- a CDS encoding sialate O-acetylesterase, with amino-acid sequence MKSFLFIFAACVSVCLLSHAAAAPVKVFVLCGQSNMEGKGAIQHLEQLLSDPATAKTYQHLKDKSGWVERDDVFIKYNDDRGQGKLSVGYGTPTNRFGPELQFGHVVGEAFDEKVLIIKCAWGGRAMAVRFRPPSSGPGNYTQRNRQTKEIEPLPEETYGEAYRDTIRIVQETLANIENVVPNYDPQQGYELSGFVFFQGFNDIIDQKKMDEYGQNLENLVRDVRKDLDAPNLPFVIGELGQQGVEPEKRYAEKHFKFRKIQEDVTKLPDFRGNVAFVKTSPYIVKDGESFDGGYHYYGRADTFFQIGNAFGQAMLTMVPGK; translated from the coding sequence ATGAAGTCTTTTCTTTTCATCTTCGCGGCGTGCGTCAGCGTCTGTCTGTTGTCCCACGCCGCCGCAGCCCCAGTAAAAGTATTCGTGCTGTGTGGTCAGTCGAACATGGAAGGCAAAGGGGCGATCCAACACCTTGAACAACTTCTCTCCGATCCTGCCACCGCGAAGACGTATCAGCATCTGAAGGATAAAAGCGGCTGGGTCGAACGAGACGACGTCTTCATCAAATACAACGACGATCGCGGGCAAGGCAAGCTTTCCGTCGGTTACGGGACGCCCACCAATCGATTTGGTCCCGAACTTCAGTTCGGCCATGTTGTCGGCGAAGCCTTTGACGAAAAAGTCCTCATCATCAAATGTGCCTGGGGTGGAAGAGCAATGGCGGTTCGCTTTCGTCCCCCCAGTTCCGGCCCAGGAAATTACACCCAGCGAAATCGTCAAACGAAAGAAATTGAACCTCTCCCAGAAGAAACGTATGGCGAAGCTTACCGAGACACGATTCGTATCGTCCAGGAAACGTTAGCCAACATCGAAAACGTCGTTCCGAACTACGATCCACAGCAAGGATACGAACTTTCTGGATTCGTTTTCTTTCAGGGCTTCAACGACATCATCGATCAAAAGAAGATGGATGAATATGGCCAAAACTTGGAGAACCTCGTTCGTGACGTTCGTAAAGATCTGGACGCCCCGAACCTCCCGTTCGTCATTGGCGAACTAGGCCAGCAAGGGGTCGAGCCAGAGAAACGTTACGCAGAAAAGCACTTCAAGTTTCGCAAGATCCAAGAGGACGTCACCAAGCTGCCTGACTTTCGCGGCAACGTCGCCTTCGTAAAGACCAGCCCCTACATCGTCAAAGATGGTGAGTCATTCGACGGCGGCTACCACTACTACGGACGTGCCGACACGTTCTTTCAAATTGGTAACGCTTTCGGGCAAGCAATGCTTACGATGGTTCCAGGGAAGTGA
- a CDS encoding FAD-dependent oxidoreductase yields the protein MIPRHIFAFSAITALLSIFASSAVAEQTKSYDLVVYGGTSAGVIAAVQAKQMGKTVVLISPDKHLGGLSSSGLGRTDSGRQNAIGGLSQEFYHRIYKHYAKSDSWPYENPKDYLAQREAHGASDSKNETWWVFEPHVAENVFEDFIGENNIEVLRDEWLDRMDGVRMDGQRIAAISTLSGKTFHGKMFIDATYEGDLMAAAGVTFTVGRESNDKYGEIGNGVEVAKNIKNHRFRVSVDPYIKPGDPNSGVVWGVHNQGPGQEGSADHRVQAYCYRMCMSRVPENSVPFPKPKNYDESVYELLFRNYEAGDMRVPLHPAPAPNGKTDTNNNGAFSTDNIGMNYDYPEASYAERKQILQQHLDYQQGLMWTLANHPRVPQEVRDEMAKWGLAKDEFVDNANWPYQIYVREARRMVSDYVQTESDCRRLRICDDSVGLGSYNMDSHNVQRFVTEEGTVQNEGDVQVATGGSYAISFRSLIPKQGEATNLLVPCCLSSSHIAFGSIRMEPVFMILGQSSATAAVLAIDQNISLHDLQYSDLKTRLEKDGQQLTPAGKPKPYTNR from the coding sequence ATGATACCACGTCACATCTTCGCCTTTTCCGCAATAACTGCCCTTCTTTCTATCTTCGCCAGCAGCGCTGTAGCGGAGCAAACGAAGTCGTACGATCTTGTCGTTTACGGCGGGACGAGTGCCGGGGTAATTGCCGCGGTGCAAGCGAAACAAATGGGCAAGACCGTTGTACTGATCAGTCCTGACAAACACTTAGGCGGACTTTCGAGCAGCGGTCTCGGGCGAACCGATAGTGGTCGCCAAAATGCGATCGGCGGACTTTCGCAAGAGTTCTATCACCGCATCTACAAGCACTACGCCAAAAGCGATTCCTGGCCATACGAGAACCCGAAAGACTACTTGGCCCAGCGTGAAGCCCACGGCGCGTCAGATTCCAAGAACGAAACCTGGTGGGTCTTCGAGCCGCACGTTGCAGAAAACGTCTTTGAAGATTTCATCGGCGAAAACAACATCGAAGTCCTGCGCGACGAATGGCTCGATCGTATGGATGGAGTTCGGATGGATGGTCAGCGGATCGCAGCGATCAGCACCCTTTCCGGCAAGACGTTCCACGGCAAGATGTTCATCGACGCCACCTACGAAGGCGACCTGATGGCAGCCGCTGGCGTCACGTTTACCGTTGGTCGTGAAAGCAACGATAAATACGGCGAGATCGGCAACGGAGTCGAAGTGGCGAAGAACATTAAGAACCATCGCTTCCGCGTATCGGTCGATCCCTACATCAAGCCAGGCGATCCGAACAGCGGCGTGGTTTGGGGCGTTCACAACCAAGGGCCTGGCCAGGAAGGTTCTGCCGATCATCGTGTGCAAGCCTATTGCTATCGTATGTGTATGTCGCGTGTGCCAGAGAACAGCGTGCCGTTCCCCAAACCCAAGAACTATGACGAAAGCGTCTACGAGCTTCTCTTCCGGAACTATGAAGCTGGCGATATGCGTGTGCCGCTGCACCCTGCCCCTGCCCCCAACGGCAAGACCGACACCAACAACAACGGCGCGTTCTCGACCGACAACATCGGAATGAATTACGATTACCCCGAGGCCAGTTATGCGGAGCGAAAACAAATCCTGCAGCAGCACCTCGACTACCAACAAGGGCTCATGTGGACGCTGGCCAATCATCCTCGTGTTCCCCAAGAGGTGCGTGACGAGATGGCAAAGTGGGGACTCGCCAAAGACGAATTCGTCGACAACGCCAATTGGCCGTACCAGATTTATGTTCGCGAGGCCCGGAGAATGGTTTCGGATTATGTTCAGACCGAAAGCGATTGTCGCCGACTGAGAATTTGTGACGACAGCGTCGGGCTCGGCTCTTACAATATGGATTCGCACAACGTTCAGCGATTCGTCACGGAAGAGGGCACCGTGCAGAATGAAGGCGATGTGCAAGTCGCCACCGGCGGTAGCTACGCGATCAGTTTCCGTTCGTTAATCCCCAAGCAAGGTGAAGCGACCAACCTGTTGGTCCCCTGCTGCTTGTCGAGTTCGCACATTGCATTCGGCAGCATTCGCATGGAACCAGTTTTCATGATCCTAGGTCAAAGCTCGGCAACCGCCGCGGTCTTGGCGATCGATCAGAACATTAGCCTGCACGACCTTCAATATTCAGATTTGAAAACACGTTTGGAAAAAGATGGTCAGCAACTAACCCCCGCTGGCAAACCGAAACCGTATACCAATCGGTAG
- a CDS encoding arylsulfatase: MHRLFPLALLAIGLFLPHALHAADAAKPNVVMILTDDQGWGDLSVHGNTNLATPKIDQLAQEGALFENFYVCHLCAPTRAEMLTGRFYGRTGVRGVSTGQERLNLDEKTIAQYFKEAGYATGAFGKWHNGMQFPYHPNARGFDEYYGFCSGHWGHYFSPELDHNNKLVRGDGYVSDDFTNRAMQFMEKNKDKPFFCYVPYCTPHSPMQVPDEFYDKFADMDPKMKNRDPNKEQLGMTRAALAMCENIDWNVGRLVSKIDELGLADNTIVIYFADNGPNSFRWNGDMKGRKGSLDEGGTRVPCIIRWPEHIPAGRTIEPIAGAVDLLPTLLDFAGIKQEFPKPIDGISLKPLLTEKNAQASEDRYLIASRRNQVSVRSQKYRLDADGKLYDITKDRGQRKDVSKEHPQVTAKLKEVAKRYRGEMLPNEDKRPFTVGYSTNTPLPARDGNGHGGIKRSAGAPNCSYFTNWKNTDGTITWDVEVSEPGEYEAIVYYTCPKENVGVEIEADLLGQKTSATISEVHDPESYGPESDRFDRGSESPVKDFKPFSLGTLDLPKGQGTLTLSAAKIPGDGAIEVRYVWLNRK, from the coding sequence ATGCACCGTCTTTTTCCCCTCGCATTGTTGGCCATCGGCCTCTTCCTTCCTCACGCGCTTCACGCAGCAGATGCCGCTAAGCCGAACGTCGTGATGATTCTCACCGACGATCAAGGCTGGGGCGATCTCAGCGTACACGGCAACACGAATCTCGCCACACCCAAGATCGATCAGTTGGCCCAGGAAGGTGCCCTGTTTGAAAACTTCTACGTCTGCCATCTGTGCGCTCCAACTCGCGCCGAAATGCTCACCGGCCGCTTTTACGGACGCACTGGCGTTCGTGGCGTTTCGACCGGACAGGAACGATTGAATCTCGACGAGAAAACGATCGCCCAGTACTTCAAAGAAGCTGGCTACGCGACCGGGGCCTTCGGCAAGTGGCACAACGGGATGCAGTTTCCCTACCATCCCAATGCACGCGGCTTCGATGAATACTACGGATTCTGCTCTGGCCACTGGGGACATTATTTCAGCCCAGAATTGGATCACAACAACAAGTTGGTGCGTGGCGACGGCTATGTTTCCGACGACTTCACCAACCGCGCGATGCAGTTCATGGAGAAGAACAAAGACAAACCATTCTTCTGCTATGTTCCGTACTGCACGCCTCATTCACCGATGCAAGTACCTGACGAGTTTTACGACAAGTTTGCCGACATGGATCCGAAGATGAAGAATCGCGATCCCAATAAAGAACAGCTCGGCATGACCAGGGCAGCACTCGCAATGTGCGAAAACATCGACTGGAACGTCGGCCGGTTGGTAAGCAAGATCGACGAACTCGGCCTCGCCGATAACACCATCGTCATTTACTTCGCCGACAACGGACCGAACAGTTTCCGCTGGAACGGCGACATGAAGGGGCGCAAAGGTTCGCTCGATGAAGGAGGAACTCGTGTCCCATGCATCATTCGTTGGCCTGAGCATATTCCTGCTGGGCGAACGATCGAACCGATCGCAGGCGCAGTCGATCTATTGCCAACACTCTTGGACTTCGCTGGTATCAAGCAGGAATTCCCGAAGCCCATCGATGGCATTAGCCTCAAACCGCTGTTGACCGAAAAGAACGCCCAAGCTTCCGAAGACCGTTACCTGATTGCTTCGCGTCGAAACCAGGTAAGCGTTCGCAGCCAGAAATATCGGCTCGACGCCGACGGCAAGCTGTACGACATCACCAAGGATCGAGGACAACGCAAAGATGTTTCCAAGGAGCATCCTCAAGTAACTGCCAAGCTGAAAGAAGTTGCTAAACGATACCGCGGCGAGATGCTTCCCAACGAGGATAAGCGGCCGTTCACCGTTGGCTATTCGACCAATACGCCTCTTCCGGCTCGAGATGGTAACGGCCATGGCGGAATCAAGCGGAGTGCCGGAGCTCCGAATTGCTCCTACTTCACCAACTGGAAGAATACCGACGGCACGATTACCTGGGACGTCGAAGTGAGCGAGCCTGGCGAGTACGAAGCGATCGTCTATTACACCTGCCCGAAAGAAAACGTGGGAGTCGAAATCGAAGCGGATCTGCTCGGTCAAAAGACATCGGCGACAATCTCCGAAGTGCATGACCCCGAAAGCTATGGCCCTGAAAGTGACCGCTTCGATCGTGGTTCCGAGTCACCGGTGAAAGACTTCAAACCCTTCTCGCTGGGCACATTGGACCTACCGAAAGGGCAAGGGACACTCACCCTTTCCGCCGCTAAAATCCCTGGCGATGGTGCCATCGAAGTTCGCTACGTCTGGCTCAATCGTAAGTAA
- a CDS encoding bestrophin family protein: MIREGFWTEVFKLQGSVTPYIAGRLFVFTAFSAAIYTLFQIFDLKNGLATAHYEYIGVVLALLLVLRTNAGYDRWWEARKIWGGIVNQSRNLAQIGLIYGSSDPKWRESYARWVSAFSATCCHSLRSEHKFDEISGLCEIVGTDETRRLSQAEHMPMYVIRRVADLLKESVDNGQLDRFFFLQAETERARLIDHIGACERILRTPLASAFSIKIRRFLFLYLIFLPIAIVDAAGMATPLIVFLVAYPLLALDQIGVELENPFSKRRLNHLPLDQISQTIHGNIMASVAELPPVISHDATPIPKPKRDVMPATTEYEESRSMEFRPAIIEP; this comes from the coding sequence ATGATTCGCGAAGGATTTTGGACCGAAGTTTTCAAACTACAAGGTTCCGTAACCCCCTACATCGCTGGCAGACTTTTTGTATTTACCGCTTTCAGCGCGGCTATCTATACGCTGTTTCAAATCTTCGATCTCAAGAACGGTCTCGCGACAGCTCACTACGAGTACATTGGTGTCGTGCTCGCATTGCTATTGGTACTTCGAACCAACGCAGGCTACGACCGTTGGTGGGAAGCTCGCAAAATTTGGGGCGGCATCGTCAATCAATCGCGAAACCTTGCCCAGATTGGACTGATCTATGGCAGTTCCGATCCGAAATGGCGAGAGTCGTATGCCCGCTGGGTTTCCGCATTCTCGGCGACTTGCTGCCATAGCCTGCGAAGCGAACATAAGTTCGACGAAATTTCTGGTCTATGCGAAATCGTTGGTACCGATGAGACGCGTCGACTCTCCCAGGCCGAACACATGCCGATGTACGTCATTCGCCGCGTGGCCGACCTTTTGAAGGAGTCGGTCGACAACGGGCAGCTGGATCGTTTTTTCTTTCTGCAAGCGGAAACGGAACGTGCCCGGCTCATCGATCACATTGGTGCCTGCGAACGGATTTTGCGTACGCCATTGGCTTCGGCATTTTCCATCAAGATTCGCCGGTTCCTGTTTCTTTATCTCATTTTCCTACCAATCGCGATTGTCGATGCAGCAGGTATGGCAACGCCGTTGATTGTTTTCTTGGTGGCGTATCCATTACTGGCGCTCGATCAAATTGGTGTCGAACTGGAAAACCCATTCAGCAAGCGTCGCCTGAATCATTTACCGCTCGATCAGATATCGCAAACGATTCATGGCAACATCATGGCCTCCGTCGCGGAACTTCCTCCCGTCATCTCGCACGACGCCACTCCAATTCCCAAACCGAAGCGAGACGTGATGCCTGCCACTACCGAATATGAAGAGTCACGATCGATGGAGTTTCGTCCTGCGATTATCGAGCCATAG
- a CDS encoding universal stress protein encodes MLKSVLLHLSGCYGSDQVIELGARIAQRCNARLQGLSVLDNRSLQNTGHLVSAVHTLSETTRLAHTERRQSISHDQIRQVGQRYQLEFDSLGLEGDPIRTLARESQFHDLLVGYCPIGSQFSPGELDPWQHVELASRSRQPLYVSRGEKTDPRRVLLVYDGSVAAARAIRTFLSQSPLEMPQCRLLGVGAAANECANRLLSMRRYCESRCPDVEVGYLTGSVRRVLIPYAQKWEADVVVMGIPSQLGLWSRWVGQLSLVVLRQTKLDLYLMG; translated from the coding sequence ATGCTAAAGAGCGTCTTGCTTCACCTCAGCGGTTGCTACGGTTCGGACCAAGTGATTGAACTCGGTGCTCGGATCGCACAGCGCTGCAACGCCCGTCTGCAAGGTCTCTCGGTACTCGACAACAGATCGCTTCAAAACACCGGACACCTGGTATCGGCCGTTCATACGTTAAGCGAAACCACTCGGCTTGCACACACGGAGCGGCGGCAAAGCATCTCGCACGATCAGATTCGCCAGGTGGGTCAGCGATACCAACTCGAGTTCGATTCGCTCGGGCTCGAAGGGGATCCTATCCGGACGTTGGCTCGTGAATCGCAGTTTCATGATCTGCTTGTCGGATACTGTCCGATCGGCAGCCAGTTTTCTCCTGGCGAACTCGATCCCTGGCAGCACGTGGAACTTGCTTCGCGAAGTCGGCAGCCCCTGTATGTTTCGCGAGGTGAAAAGACCGATCCGCGCCGTGTCTTGCTGGTTTACGACGGTAGCGTCGCAGCCGCGAGAGCGATTCGCACGTTTCTCAGTCAGTCTCCCTTGGAAATGCCGCAGTGTCGTCTGCTTGGTGTTGGAGCGGCCGCCAACGAGTGTGCTAATCGACTACTTTCGATGCGTCGGTACTGCGAGTCGCGGTGCCCTGACGTGGAAGTAGGTTACCTGACAGGGTCGGTTCGCAGGGTCCTAATTCCGTACGCCCAGAAGTGGGAAGCGGATGTCGTCGTGATGGGAATTCCCAGCCAGCTGGGCCTTTGGTCTCGCTGGGTCGGGCAATTGTCGCTCGTCGTGCTGCGACAGACGAAGCTCGATCTTTACTTAATGGGATAG
- a CDS encoding LysR family transcriptional regulator — protein MIDRLQELNFLHLFYFWVAVRQGSITAACDHLHLSQPTVSSQIRKLEKSLGHDLLDRSGRDLQLTDVGSTVFEYADEIFSTGREMLGSLRGLPSDRALRLSVGVPMYVPKLITYRLLEVALRYSRPVQIDYHEAPMEELVADLARHQHDVIISDRPLSSNRQRRSFNHPLGDCAIAFCAVGSMAEQLRADFPKSLQRAPLLLPSPNTELRRSLDQWFDENDICPKIVAQFDDSAMLNEFGSGGAGVFPTPAAVLDQVRRQYDVELVGTLEDVRSHFFAITAQRKLSHPVVMAISEEAPRILFDMRNGTNLSAEGKQAR, from the coding sequence ATGATCGATCGTCTCCAAGAGCTTAATTTTCTACATCTGTTTTATTTTTGGGTGGCAGTTCGGCAGGGAAGCATTACGGCTGCTTGCGACCATCTCCATCTTTCTCAGCCGACCGTTAGTTCGCAGATTCGTAAATTAGAAAAGTCACTTGGACATGATCTGCTGGACCGAAGCGGGCGAGACCTACAGCTCACCGACGTCGGCTCGACCGTGTTTGAGTACGCTGACGAGATTTTTTCGACAGGAAGAGAGATGCTTGGCAGCCTCAGAGGGTTGCCCAGCGATCGAGCGTTGCGACTGAGCGTTGGCGTGCCGATGTATGTGCCGAAACTGATTACGTATCGGCTATTGGAAGTGGCATTACGATATTCTCGGCCGGTTCAAATCGACTATCACGAAGCGCCCATGGAAGAACTGGTCGCCGATCTTGCGCGGCATCAACATGACGTGATTATTTCGGATCGACCGCTTTCTTCGAATCGACAACGACGCAGTTTCAATCATCCACTTGGCGATTGTGCGATTGCGTTTTGTGCGGTCGGTTCGATGGCCGAACAGTTACGGGCCGACTTTCCCAAGTCGTTGCAACGTGCGCCGTTGCTGTTGCCGTCGCCCAATACGGAGTTGCGGCGAAGTTTGGATCAGTGGTTCGACGAGAATGATATCTGCCCCAAGATTGTCGCCCAATTCGACGATAGTGCAATGCTTAACGAGTTTGGCAGCGGTGGCGCTGGGGTCTTTCCCACTCCGGCGGCGGTGCTGGATCAAGTGCGGCGACAGTACGACGTCGAACTGGTCGGCACGCTAGAGGACGTAAGAAGCCATTTCTTTGCTATCACGGCCCAGCGGAAGCTATCGCATCCTGTGGTGATGGCCATCTCGGAAGAAGCACCGCGAATTCTGTTTGACATGCGAAACGGTACGAACCTTTCCGCCGAGGGAAAGCAAGCTCGCTAG
- the ppk2 gene encoding polyphosphate kinase 2, which translates to MNEFSSEFDQQRLHDEIIDSLDEEFEAELEDAMMDRVATRPEIATDEPLPRRVYFRELLRLQRELIKLQSWVVEHKAKVAVLFEGRDAAGKGGTIKRITQRLNPRVCRVAALPAPSEREKTQWYFQRYIQHLPAGGEIVLFDRSWYNRAGVERVMGFCNEQQLEEFFRTVPEFEQMLVRSGIYLIKYWFSISDQEQQFRFQCRIDDPLKQWKLSPMDLESRRRWEQYTVAKEEMFSRTNIPEANWWVVEADDKKRARLNCIHHLLQQIPYSEVSQPSISLPPREHEEGYKRQVLPEDVFVPTVY; encoded by the coding sequence ATGAACGAATTTTCTTCGGAATTCGACCAACAGCGTTTGCACGACGAAATCATCGACTCGTTGGACGAGGAGTTCGAGGCGGAGTTAGAAGATGCGATGATGGACCGTGTGGCGACACGTCCAGAAATTGCAACAGACGAACCACTACCTCGCCGAGTCTATTTTCGAGAGTTGCTTCGCCTACAGCGCGAGCTGATCAAGCTTCAAAGTTGGGTCGTCGAGCATAAAGCCAAAGTGGCCGTTTTGTTTGAAGGACGAGATGCCGCCGGCAAAGGCGGAACGATCAAGCGAATCACGCAGCGGCTGAACCCACGCGTTTGTCGAGTCGCGGCACTTCCCGCTCCGAGCGAGCGTGAGAAAACGCAATGGTATTTTCAGCGTTACATTCAGCACTTGCCCGCAGGTGGCGAGATCGTTTTGTTCGATCGTAGCTGGTACAACCGAGCCGGCGTCGAACGGGTGATGGGGTTCTGTAACGAGCAGCAGTTGGAAGAGTTCTTCCGAACAGTTCCCGAGTTCGAGCAGATGCTTGTGCGTTCCGGAATTTACTTGATCAAATACTGGTTCTCGATCAGCGATCAGGAGCAACAGTTTCGATTTCAGTGCCGTATCGACGATCCATTGAAACAGTGGAAACTAAGCCCGATGGATCTCGAGTCACGTCGCCGTTGGGAGCAATACACGGTCGCTAAGGAAGAGATGTTCTCGCGAACCAATATCCCGGAGGCGAACTGGTGGGTTGTAGAAGCAGACGATAAAAAAAGAGCCCGGCTCAATTGTATTCATCACTTGCTGCAACAAATTCCCTATTCGGAAGTATCCCAGCCCTCGATCTCGTTGCCGCCTCGCGAACATGAGGAAGGCTACAAACGGCAGGTCCTGCCCGAGGACGTATTCGTGCCCACCGTCTATTAA
- a CDS encoding DUF1559 domain-containing protein, whose protein sequence is MRTRKGFTLVELLVVIAIIGILIALLLPAVQQAREAARRMSCTNNLKQIGLATHNYADTYQGAFPNAGWDGPADPSPLNGYLSDYSPMAKILPYMEQENLQNLIDFGFFMGHPGRDGIIPQIRPIIQYPINSFFCPSATTPQVQQITDSVSGDTVSVAGSSYGMNAGNGLDAAFHAGTTANNGMCWVKAKIKFASVTDGTTNTLLFSETVTGTGDSPTTTDADVRIYRLSPSSSIDFVDYGNRANASGIAGVQSEVSSGSWDGGRCLMWLRGSVPQGPLLNGLLTPNNSAPDLTYRSSKANSARSFHPGGVNACLVDGSVRFVPDTVNADAWHALWSRAGGEINTINQ, encoded by the coding sequence ATGCGTACGCGTAAAGGTTTTACGCTTGTCGAATTGCTTGTTGTGATCGCGATCATCGGTATCCTGATCGCCCTTCTGCTTCCCGCCGTCCAACAGGCCCGCGAAGCAGCACGTCGAATGTCGTGCACGAATAACCTGAAACAGATCGGGCTCGCCACGCATAACTATGCGGACACTTACCAAGGTGCGTTTCCAAACGCCGGCTGGGACGGCCCTGCGGATCCGTCACCGCTTAATGGCTATCTCAGTGACTATTCGCCAATGGCTAAGATCTTGCCCTATATGGAGCAAGAGAATCTCCAGAATCTCATCGATTTTGGCTTCTTCATGGGACATCCCGGCAGAGACGGGATCATTCCTCAAATTCGCCCTATTATTCAATATCCAATAAATTCGTTTTTCTGCCCTAGTGCTACGACGCCGCAAGTTCAGCAAATTACCGATTCGGTATCGGGCGATACCGTTTCCGTTGCAGGTAGTAGCTACGGTATGAATGCTGGTAATGGACTTGATGCAGCATTCCACGCAGGTACGACCGCTAACAACGGTATGTGCTGGGTGAAAGCAAAGATTAAGTTTGCGTCCGTTACGGACGGCACGACAAACACGTTGCTATTCTCGGAAACGGTTACCGGTACTGGTGACTCACCAACGACCACGGATGCAGACGTTCGAATCTACCGACTTTCCCCAAGCTCTAGCATCGATTTCGTTGACTACGGCAATCGAGCCAATGCAAGTGGTATCGCTGGCGTTCAGTCCGAAGTCAGCAGCGGAAGCTGGGACGGTGGTCGTTGCTTGATGTGGCTACGCGGTAGTGTTCCTCAGGGTCCACTTCTCAATGGCCTTTTGACGCCAAACAATTCAGCGCCGGACCTTACCTATCGCTCGTCGAAGGCTAACAGTGCACGTAGCTTTCATCCCGGCGGGGTGAATGCTTGTTTGGTCGATGGCAGTGTCCGCTTCGTTCCTGACACCGTCAACGCCGACGCGTGGCATGCTCTCTGGAGCCGTGCTGGTGGCGAGATCAATACCATCAACCAATAA